One Mugil cephalus isolate CIBA_MC_2020 chromosome 22, CIBA_Mcephalus_1.1, whole genome shotgun sequence genomic window carries:
- the cax1 gene encoding cation/H+ exchanger protein 1, with protein MTEATLGPQTDEMSFKKSSLVTADVEKLRKRSTADSSENYVDPEQHHRFPQQQSNTERLCVGPRHPELGAVETPSPDVSQHHFCHYTPKCYHAVHKGGHGTSARSTMSPHEEWHEGTTKTTIRVDNEVEAHREANNYRFGFRKWKGNVTERPIEDRSEIVRELYSDLSVVKPKEGSVVTFGNIIYVFLFGWWTSLFYVLLCPVMFLTVLGAPYGKLCLKMAWYVIWPFGRSIVKADDMFNRSNPKPPKIEITGPERDSEDQIRDKESAPLLMSSPILVDVAVPAPAARKTSKLWCRFSTYIWLLLGYPVLVVVHSLACVISWLLVFTIPVAKMNARILTTVLLMAPEDVHIRKLEKKHEIRVILCCYQALNVFYYKYTVQGINIFALNLLPLVLITLIFGYTDREHKYFSPETKFATAITSIIPLSYYIGMGIASISAQSNFAVGAVVNATFGSITEMTFYITALLQGYRAGTKCYEEIVKAALTGTLLGCILFIPGICMVIGGIKHSEQRFNSRSAGVSSALLFISIGGVFAPTLFSKIFGSLVCENCSIVPGNTSLPFICQDCHHDTSKMDPRMILSHTEPLVYTISVLLPAAYLIGLIFTLKTHSHIYDIHISDGHGGHAHGHHVVHWSRKRALAVLIVATVLMACCADLSTENIAPMLTNTSVSQYFIGVTLLAMVPELPELVNGIQFALQNNISLSLEVGSCIAVQVCMIQIPLLILFNAFYDVGFVLVFSDIHLWSSIFAVILVNYIFMDGKCDYFQGTALVVVYLILLALYYFAPSPRSC; from the exons ATGACAGAAGCGACACTCGGGCCGCAAACAGACGAAATGTCCTTCAAAAAGTCTTCACTGGTGACGGCTGATGTGGAGAAACTGCGTAAGAGGTCCACGGCCGATTCTTCAG AAAACTATGTGGATCCTGAACAGCATCATCGATTTCCACAGCAGCAGTCCAACACTGAAAGGCTCTGTGTTGGACCCCGGCATCCAGAGCTAGGTGCAGTCGAAACTCCTTCCCCGGACGTCTCTCAGCACCACTTCTGCCACTACACGCCAAAATGCTACCACGCTGTTCACAAAG GAGGACATGGCACCTCAGCCCGGTCCACGATGTCACCGCATGAAGAATGGCATGAAGGCACCACGAAGACCACGATCAGAGTTGATAATGAGGTGGAGGCACACAGGGAGGCCAACAACTACAGG TTTGGCTTCAGAAAATGGAAGGGAAACGTAACCGAGAGGCCCATTGAAGACAGGTCGGAGATCGTCAGAGAACTCTACTCGGATCTCAGTGTTGTTAAGCCAAAAGAAG GCTCAGTGGTCACCTTTGGAAAcataatttatgtatttttatttggatgGTGGACATCATTATTCTACGTCCTCCTTTGCCCTGTAATGTTTCTTACAGTTTTGGGTGCACCTTATG gaaaaCTTTGTCTGAAGATGGCATGGTACGTTATTTGGCCATTTGGGAGGTCAATAGTGAAG GCTGATGATATGTTTAATAGGTCCAACCCGAAGCCTCCAAAGATTGAGATCACCGGTCCTGAGCGGGACAGTGAGGACCAAATCAGGGACAAGGAGTCCGCCCCTCTTCTGATGTCTTCCCCAATTCTCGTTGATGTCGCCGTCCCAGCACCAGCGGCTAGAAAAACCTCAAAGCTCTGG TGCCGTTTCAGCACTTATATTTGGTTGTTGCTGGGTTACCCCGTCCTGGTGGTCGTCCACTCCCTTGCCTGTGTGATCTCTTGGCTGCTGGTCTTCACCATCCCAGTGGCAAAAATGAACGCCCGCATACTGACCACCGTCCTCCTCATGGCGCCAGAGGACGTTCACATCCGGAAACTGGAAAAG AAACATGAAATCAGAGTCATCTTATGCTGTTACCAAGCTTTGAATGTCTTTTACTACAAGTACACTGTGCAAGGAATCAACATTTTTGCTCTCA ACCTGCTTCCCCTCGTATTAATCACTCTGATCTTTGGCTACACTGATCGCGAGCACAAGTACTTCAGTCCAGAGACCAAGTTTGCAACAGCTATCACTTCCATCATCCCCCTGTCCTACTACATCGGCATGGGAATAGCCAG CATTTCTGCACAGAGTAATTTCGCGGTGGGAGCCGTGGTGAACGCGACGTTCGGCTCCATCACCGAGATGACATTCTACATCACGGCGCTGCTGCAGGGTTACCGCGCAGGCACCAAGTGTTACGAAGAGATCGTCAAAGCGGCGCTCACCGGGACCTTGCTTGGATGCATCTTATTCATACCT GGTATCTGCATGGTCATCGGCGGCATCAAACACAGCGAGCAGCGATTTAACAGTCGTTCAGCTGGTGTGAGCTCCGCTTTGCTCTTCATATCCATTGGCG GCGTGTTTGCTCCTACGCTCTTCTCGAAGATCTTTGGTAGCCTGGTGTGTGAGAACTGCAGCATTGTTCCAGGCAATACCAGCCTGCCGTTCATCTGCCAGGACTGTCACCACGACACG AGTAAAATGGACCCACGTATGATTCTCTCTCATACTGA GCCTCTAGTGTACACCATTTCCGTCCTGCTGCCTGCTGCGTACCTGATCGGCCTCATCTTCACGCTAAAGACCCACTCCCACATCTACGACATCCACATCAGCGATGGCCACGGGGGCCACGCACACG GGCACCACGTTGTCCACTGGTCCCGGAAGAGGGCTCTTGCAGTGTTGATTGTCGCTACGGTGCTGATGGCTTGCTGCGCTGACCTCAGCACAGAGAACATTGCACCCATGCTGACCAACACCTCGGTCTCCCAG TACTTCATTGGCGTCACATTGTTGGCTATGGTGCCAGAGCTTCCTGAACTCGTCAATGGGATCCAGTTCGCACTGCAAAACAATATCAGCCTAAG CCTGGAGGTGGGCAGCTGCATTGCCGTGCAGGTCTGCATGATTCAGATTCCGCTGCTCATCCTCTTCAATGCATTCTAC GATGTTGGATTTGTGCTCGTGTTCAGTGATATTCACCTTTGGTCGAGCATCTTCGCGGTCATCCTGGTCAACTACATCTTCATGGATGGAAAGTGTGACTACTTCCAGG GTACAGCTCTAGTGGTGGTCTACCTCATCCTTTTGGCCCTGTACTACTTCGCTCCGTCTCCACGCTCCTGTTAA
- the smo gene encoding smoothened homolog translates to MSSRSWSPIVGFYGMLCVVCAAWISGSGAVLSANGTIFEDNCKKTTTCEALKYNTCLGSPLPYTHTSLILAEDSSTQEEAFEKLTMWSGLRNAPRCWSVIQPLLCAVYMPKCENGRVELPSQSLCLATRRPCSIVDQERGWPGFLTCDQFPVGCANEVQKLKFNTSGQCEAPLVKTDIQSSWYRDVEGCGIQCDNPLFTEEEHNDMHTYIAYFGTITLLCTFFTLATFLADWKNSNRYPAVILFYINACFFVGSIGWLAQFLDGARKEIVCKSDNTMRLGEPSSSETLSCVTIFIIVYYSLMSGVIWFVMLTYAWHTSFKALGTTHQPLSGRTSYFHMVTWSVPFVLTVAILAIAEVDGDSVSGICFVGYKNYRYRAGFVLAPIGVVLVVGGYFLIRGVMTLFSIKSNHPGLLSEKAASKINETMLRLGIFGFLAFGFVFITFGCHFYDFFNQAEWERSFREYVLCEANVTIASQTNKPIPECTIKNRPSLMVEKINLFSMFGTGIAMSTWVWTKATILIWKRTWCKIIGRSDNEPKRIKKSKMIAKAFAMRKELHKDPEKELSFSMHTVSHEGPVAGINFDLNEPSNDMSSAWAQHVTKMVARRGAILPQDISVTPTGTPVPPPEERNRLWMVEAEISPEMMKRKKKKKKRKKEVRPVEEAVDHQVYRQREFGRSSVPRLPKLPCHPSLVANLREQQRQQQQQKMEEEVLPGSYPDFQPSHRLSCEERCHYLHYQSSRNGYGHSQMSHPLTLSDRPEDLGLGPPSGSTWQPTGSSRYPGEVDLTEGLSERMAHVARVPAGRRAGYVPIHSRTNLMEAELMDADSDF, encoded by the exons ATGTCTTCCCGGAGCTGGAGCCCCATTGTTGGATTTTACGGGATGCTTTGCGTCGTCTGCGCTGCCTGGATCTCGGGCTCCGGGGCAGTGTTGTCTGCAAACGGGACGATATTTGAGGACAactgcaagaaaacaacaacttgcGAGGCACTTAAGTACAACACATGTCTGGGGTCGCCTCTGCCTTACACGCACACTTCTCTGATCCTGGCGGAGGACTCCAGCACCCAAGAAGAGGCGTTTGAGAAGTTGACCATGTGGTCTG GTTTGCGCAACGCTCCTCGGTGTTGGTCGGTCATCCAGCCTTTGCTCTGTGCCGTCTACATGCCCAAATGTGAGAATGGCCGAGTGGAGCTGCCCAGCCAGAGCCTGTGTCTGGCCACTCGTCGGCCGTGCAGCATCGTGGATCAGGAGCGAGGCTGGCCCGGCTTCCTCACGTGTGACCAATTCCCCGTGGGCTGTGCG aacgaGGTGCAGAAGCTGAAGTTCAACACGTCGGGCCAGTGTGAAGCTCCCCTGGTCAAGACGGACATTCAGTCGAGTTGGTACAGGGATGTGGAGGGCTGTGGCATCCAGTGTGACAACCCCCTGTTCACTGAAGAGGAGCACAATGACATGCACACCTACATCGCCTACTTCGGCACCATCACCCTCCTCTGCACGTTCTTCACCCTG GCGACGTTTCTCGCCGACTGGAAAAACTCCAACCGCTACCCGGCCGTCATCCTTTTCTACATCAACGCCTGCTTCTTTGTGGGCAGCATCGGTTGGCTGGCGCAGTTCCTGGATGGAGCACGGAAAGAGATTGTGTGCAAGAGCGACAACACCATGCGACTCGGCGAGCCCTC GTCTTCAGAAACGCTGTCGTGcgtcaccatcttcatcatcgtcTACTACTCCCTGATGTCGGGCGTTATTTGGTTTGTGATGCTGACCTACGCCTGGCACACGTCCTTCAAAGCCCTGGGCACCACTCACCAGCCACTCTCTGGTCGAACCTCCTACTTCCACATGGTCACGTGGTCTGTCCCGTTCGTCCTCACTGTGGCCATCCTAGCCATTGCTGAG GTGGACGGAGACTCGGTGAGTGGAATCTGTTTTGTGGGCTACAAGAACTACAGATACCGTGCTGGGTTTGTGCTAGCGCCAATTGGAGTGGTGCTCGTTGTCGGTGGCTACTTCCTCATCCGGG GTGTCATGACGTTGTTTTCCATCAAGAGTAACCACCCCGGTCTGTTAAGTGAAAAAGCAGCCAGCAAAATCAACGAGACAATGCTGAGACTTG GTATATTTGGTTTCCTCGCTTTTGGCTTTGTCTTCATCACCTTCGGCTGCCACTTTTATGACTTCTTCAACCAGGCTGAGTGGGAGAGGAGCTTCAGAGAATATGTGTT GTGTGAAGCCAACGTGACAATCGCCTCTCAGACCAACAAGCCAATCCCTGAATGCACCATCAAGAACCGTCCCAGTCTGATGGTGGAGAAGATTAACCTGTTCTCCATGTTTGGGACGGGAATCGCCATGAGCACCTGGGTCTGGACCAAAGCCACCATCCTCATTTGGAAACGCACCTGGTGCAA GATTATTGGCCGCAGTGACAACGAACCCAAGAGGATAAAGAAAAGCAAGATGATTGCCAAGGCGTTTGCGATGAGGAAGGAGCTCCACAAGGACCCGGAGAAGGAGCTGTCCTTCAGCATGCACACGGTCTCCCACGAAGGACCAGTGG CCGGAATCAATTTTGATCTCAACGAGCCGTCCAATGACATGTCGTCAGCTTGGGCCCAGCATGTGACGAAGATGGTGGCCAGACGGGGTGCCATCCTGCCTCAGGACATTTCTGTTACTCCTACCGGAACACCAG tgcCACCTCCAGAGGAGAGGAACAGGCTGTGGATGGTGGAGGCCGAGATTTCGCCagagatgatgaagaggaaaaagaagaagaagaagaggaagaaggaggtgCGCCCGGTTGAGGAGGCGGTTGACCACCAGGTTTATCGCCAGCGCGAGTTCGGCCGCAGCTCCGTGCCGCGTCTGCCCAAGCTGCCCTGCCACCCGAGCCTGGTGGCCAACCTGCGGgaacagcagaggcagcagcagcagcagaagatggaggaggaagtctTGCCGGGATCTTACCCAGACTTCCAACCCTCACACCGTCTGTCCTGCGAGGAGAGGTGCCACTACCTGCATTACCAGAGCAGCCGCAACGGCTACGGACACAGCCAGATGTCCCACCCCCTGACCCTCAGTGACCGTCCAGAGGATCTGGGCCTTGGGCCGCCTTCGGGCTCCACCTGGCAGCCCACTGGATCTTCGCGCTACCCCGGAGAGGTGGATCTCACGGAGGGGCTGTCGGAGAGGATGGCTCATGTGGCTCGAGTACCGGCAGGCCGGAGGGCTGGCTATGTGCCCATCCACTCCAGGACCAATTTAatggaggcggagcttatggaTGCTGACTCTGACTTCTAA
- the tspan33a gene encoding tetraspanin-33 isoform X1 — MGGRRRGAPVSADFTFVSPVVKYLLFLFNFIFWVISLVMVAIGVYARMMKQAEAALACLAVDPAIMLMVVGVLMFILTFCGCVGSLRENICLLQTFCISLTVIFLLQLTAGILGFVFSDKARNKVTEVINRAVVHYRDDIDLQNLIDFGQREFDCCGGVEYKDWSRNMYFNCSNDNPSRERCSVPFSCCIISKDKEVINTMCGHDMQNLEFAAAGEHIHTNGCIDKLVDWIHSNLFILGGIALGLAIPQLVGILLSQILINQIKDQVELQNYNLKHRSDPWS; from the exons ATGGGAGGAAGACGCAGAGGCGCTCCTGTCAGCGCGGACTTCACGTTCGTCAGTCCCGTTGTTAAATAcctgctgttcctctttaaCTTCATATTTTGG GTAATCTCCTTGGTGATGGTGGCGATCGGCGTGTACGCCCGCATGATGAAACAAGCAG AGGCGGCTCTGGCGTGTCTGGCGGTGGACCCCGCCATCATGCTGATGGTTGTGGGGGTCCTCATGTTCATCCTCACCTTCTGTGGATGTGTGGGCTCCCTCCGAGAAAACATCTGCCTGCTGCAGACA ttCTGTATCTCTCTGACGGTGAtcttcctgctgcagctgactgCTGGGATCCTCGGCTTCGTCTTTTCAGATAAG GCACGGAACAAAGTGACAGAGGTCATTAACCGCGCCGTCGTCCACTACAGAGATGACATCGATCTGCAAAACCTCATCGACTTTGGTCAGAGAGAG TTCGACTGCTGTGGGGGCGTCGAGTACAAGGACTGGTCCCGGAACATGTACTTCAACTGCAGCAACGATAACCCCAGCAGAGAACGCTGCTCCGTCCCCTTCTCTTGTTGCATCATATCCAAAGACAAG GAGGTCATCAACACCATGTGCGGCCACGACATGCAGAATTTAGAGTTTGCTGCCGCTGGAGAACACATCCACACCAACGGCTGCATAGACAAGCTGGTCGACTGGATCCACAGCAACCTGTTCATACTGGGAGGCATCGCACTGGGGCTGGCTATACCACAG CTGGTCGGCATTCTTTTGTCTCAGATTCTGATCAACCAGATCAAGGATCAGGTCGAGCTGCAGAACTACAACCTCAAGCACCGCTCCGACCCCTGGAGCTGA
- the tspan33a gene encoding tetraspanin-33 isoform X2, whose amino-acid sequence MPSPPRAFTCLFPAASDVISLVMVAIGVYARMMKQAEAALACLAVDPAIMLMVVGVLMFILTFCGCVGSLRENICLLQTFCISLTVIFLLQLTAGILGFVFSDKARNKVTEVINRAVVHYRDDIDLQNLIDFGQREFDCCGGVEYKDWSRNMYFNCSNDNPSRERCSVPFSCCIISKDKEVINTMCGHDMQNLEFAAAGEHIHTNGCIDKLVDWIHSNLFILGGIALGLAIPQLVGILLSQILINQIKDQVELQNYNLKHRSDPWS is encoded by the exons AtgccttctcctcctcgtgCGTTCACTTGTTTATTTCCAGCAGCGTCCGAC GTAATCTCCTTGGTGATGGTGGCGATCGGCGTGTACGCCCGCATGATGAAACAAGCAG AGGCGGCTCTGGCGTGTCTGGCGGTGGACCCCGCCATCATGCTGATGGTTGTGGGGGTCCTCATGTTCATCCTCACCTTCTGTGGATGTGTGGGCTCCCTCCGAGAAAACATCTGCCTGCTGCAGACA ttCTGTATCTCTCTGACGGTGAtcttcctgctgcagctgactgCTGGGATCCTCGGCTTCGTCTTTTCAGATAAG GCACGGAACAAAGTGACAGAGGTCATTAACCGCGCCGTCGTCCACTACAGAGATGACATCGATCTGCAAAACCTCATCGACTTTGGTCAGAGAGAG TTCGACTGCTGTGGGGGCGTCGAGTACAAGGACTGGTCCCGGAACATGTACTTCAACTGCAGCAACGATAACCCCAGCAGAGAACGCTGCTCCGTCCCCTTCTCTTGTTGCATCATATCCAAAGACAAG GAGGTCATCAACACCATGTGCGGCCACGACATGCAGAATTTAGAGTTTGCTGCCGCTGGAGAACACATCCACACCAACGGCTGCATAGACAAGCTGGTCGACTGGATCCACAGCAACCTGTTCATACTGGGAGGCATCGCACTGGGGCTGGCTATACCACAG CTGGTCGGCATTCTTTTGTCTCAGATTCTGATCAACCAGATCAAGGATCAGGTCGAGCTGCAGAACTACAACCTCAAGCACCGCTCCGACCCCTGGAGCTGA